One part of the Vitis riparia cultivar Riparia Gloire de Montpellier isolate 1030 chromosome 15, EGFV_Vit.rip_1.0, whole genome shotgun sequence genome encodes these proteins:
- the LOC117931841 gene encoding receptor-like protein kinase HSL1: MTKLHFSVRIITPPLLCLLITLPLLVISQNLDAEQSILLQVKQQLGNPPSIQSWNSSSSPCDWPEITCTDNTVTVISLYGKSITHKIPARICDLKNLMVLDVSNNYIPGEFPDILNCSKLEYLLLLQNNFVGPIPADIDRLSRLRCLDLTANNFSGDIPAAIGRLRELFYLSLVQNEFNGTWPTEIGNLANLEVLAMAYNDKFLPSALPKELGALKKLKFLWMTEANLVGEIPESFNNLSSLEHLDLALNKLNGTIPGGMLMLKNLTNLYLFNNALSGHIPSSIEALNLKEIDLSKNYLTGPIPAGFGKLQNLTALNLFWNQMSGEIPANVSLIPTLETFKIFSNQLSGALPPAFGLHSELRRFEVSENKLSGELPQHLCARGVLLGVLASNNNLSGEVPKSLGNCTSLLTIQLSNNRFSGEIPSGIWTSPDMVSVMLDGNSFSGTLPSKLARNLSKVEISNNKFSGPIPAGISSLLNLLLFKASNNLFSGEIPVELTSLRSIATLSLDGNQLSGQLPLDIISWKSLYALNLSTNYLSGPIPKAIGSLPRLVFLDLSENQFSGEIPHEFSHFVPNYFNLSSNNLSGEIPPAFELWEYENSFLNNPNLCANIQILKSCHSKASNSSKLSTNYLVMIISFTLTASLVIVLLIFSMVQKYQRRDQGNNVETWKMTSFHKLNFSESNILSRLAQNSLIGSGGSGKVYRTTINHSGEVVAVKWILTNRKLGQNLEKQFVAEVQILGMIRHANIVKLLCCISSESSNLLVYEYMENQSLDRWLHGKKRAVSSMDSGSDVVLDWPMRLQIAIGAARGLCYMHHDCSPPIIHRDVKSSNILLDSEFNAKIADFGLAKMLAKQVEDPETMSVVAGTFGYIAPEYAYTRKANKKIDVYSFGVVLLELATGREANRGYEHMNLAQWAWQHFGEGKFIVEALDEEIMEECYMEEMSNVFKLGLMCTSKAPSDRPSMREVLLILDRCGPQQGHAT; encoded by the exons ATGACGAAACTACACTTTTCTGTTCGTATAATTACACCTCCCCTTCTATGCCTCCTCATCACTTTACCCTTGCTCGTAATTTCACAAAATCTGGATGCTGAACAATCCATTCTGTTGCAAGTTAAACAACAATTGGGCAATCCACCCTCTATCCAATCGTGGAACTCATCATCCTCACCTTGTGATTGGCCGGAAATTACATGCACCGACAATACCGTCACTGTAATTTCACTCTACGGCAAGAGCATCACTCACAAAATTCCTGCCAGAATTTGTGACCTCAAGAACCTTATGGTACTTGACGTCTCCAACAATTACATTCCCGGCGAGTTCCCGGATATTCTCAATTGTTCTAAGCTCGAATATCTCCTCTTGTTGCAAAACAACTTCGTGGGTCCAATTCCAGCTGATATTGATCGGCTTTCACGTCTCCGGTGCCTAGACCTTACCGCAAACAACTTCTCTGGAGATATTCCCGCAGCAATTGGGCGACTACGGGAGCTGTTCTACTTGTCTCTGGTTCAAAATGAGTTCAACGGCACCTGGCCAACGGAGATTGGTAATTTGGCGAATCTTGAAGTGTTGGCCATGGCCTATAATGACAAATTCCTGCCTTCAGCCCTTCCAAAGGAGCTTGGCGCATTGAAGAAGCTGAAGTTTCTGTGGATGACGGAGGCGAATTTGGTCGGCGAAATACCGGAGAGCTTCAACAATCTGTCGAGTCTGGAACACTTGGATCTCGCACTCAACAAATTGAACGGTACGATCCCGGGAGGCATGCTTATGTTGAAGAATTTGACCAATTTGTATTTATTCAATAATGCATTGTCCGGCCACATTCCTTCATCCATAGAAGCTCTCAACTTGAAAGAAATTGATCTTTCCAAGAACTATTTGACGGGGCCGATACCAGCGGGTTTCGGGAAGCTACAAAATTTGACGGCTTTGAATCTTTTCTGGAATCAGATGTCAGGAGAGATACCAGCAAATGTAAGCCTCATTCCTACACTGGAaaccttcaaaatttttagcAATCAATTGAGTGGAGCTTTGCCTCCAGCATTTGGCCTTCATTCGGAGCTCCGACGCTTTGAGGTTTCCGAGAATAAACTAAGCGGGGAATTACCTCAACATTTATGCGCTAGGGGGGTTTTGCTTGGAGTGCTTGCTTCCAACAACAATCTCAGCGGGGAAGTGCCCAAGTCCCTCGGGAATTGCACAAGTTTGCTCACAATTCAGCTTTCCAACAATCGCTTTTCAGGCGAGATTCCTTCCGGCATCTGGACATCCCCGGACATGGTATCGGTGATGTTAGACGGAAATTCATTCTCGGGGACACTTCCAAGTAAATTGGCAAGGAATTTGTCCAAAGTGGAGATCAGTAACAACAAGTTTTCTGGTCCAATTCCTGCTGGAATATCATCTTTGTTGAATCTATTGTTGTTCAAGGCAAGCAATAATCTAttttcaggagaaattccagtGGAATTGACTAGTCTTCGATCCATAGCTACTCTGTCGCTTGATGGGAATCAATTGTCAGGCCAACTTCCTCTTGATATTATCTCCTGGAAGTCACTATATGCTTTGAATTTGTCAACAAATTATCTCTCTGGCCCAATTCCAAAGGCCATTGGATCTTTGCCTCGCCTCGTGTTTCTTGACCTATCTGAAAACCAATTCTCAGGCGAAATCCCCCATGAATTCAGTCATTTCGTGCCTAATTACTTTAACCTTTCATCCAACAATCTATCTGGGGAAATCCCACCCGCCTTTGAATTGTGGGAATACGAAAACAGTTTCTTGAATAATCCCAATCTGTGTGCCAATATTCAAATTCTGAAGAGTTGCCACTCTAAAGCCAGTAACTCCTCTAAATTGTCAACCAATTACCTAGTCATGATTATATCTTTCACCCTAACTGCTTCCCTGGTTATCGTACTTCTTATCTTTTCCATGGTTCAAAAGTATCAAAGGAGGGACCAAGGGAACAATGTTGAAACATGGAAGATGACATCCTTCCATAAGTTAAATTTCTCTGAATCCAACATATTGTCGCGTTTGGCACAAAATAGTTTAATTGGAAGTGGGGGGTCAGGGAAGGTATATCGTACCACCATTAACCATTCTGGTGAAGTGGTCGCTGTTAAATGGATTTTGACTAATAGGAAACTAGGCCAGAACCTCGAGAAGCAATTCGTAGCAGAAGTCCAAATATTAGGTATGATACGCCATGCCAATATAGTGAAGTTGCTATGCTGCATTTCGAGTGAAAGCTCAAATCTTCTTGTTTATGAGTACATGGAGAACCAAAGCTTAGATAGATGGCTTCATGGTAAGAAGAGGGCAGTGTCCTCAATGGATTCAGGAAGTGATGTTGTCTTGGACTGGCCGATGAGGCTGCAAATTGCCATTGGAGCTGCTCGAGGCCTATGCTATATGCACCATGATTGCTCTCCCCCAATCATTCATCGAGATGTGAAGTCCAGCAACATCTTATTGGACTCTGAATTTAATGCAAAAATTGCAGATTTTGGATTGGCCAAAATGTTAGCCAAGCAAGTAGAAGACCCTGAAACAATGTCTGTGGTTGCAGGCACTTTCGGATATATTGCTCCAG AGTATGCTTATACAAGAAAGGCGAATAAGAAGATCGACGTCTACAGTTTTGGAGTTGTGCTTCTAGAGTTGGCCACTGGAAGAGAAGCCAATAGGGGGTACGAGCATATGAACCTTGCTCAATGGGCCTGGCAGCACTTTGGAGAGGGAAAATTCATTGTGGAAGCCTTGGATGAGGAGATCATGGAAGAATGCTATATGGAAGAAATGAGCAATGTGTTCAAACTAGGCCTCATGTGTACTAGCAAAGCACCTTCTGACAGGCCTTCCATGAGGGAGGTATTGCTAATTCTTGATCGCTGTGGTCCTCAGCAAGGTCATGCTACATAA